From the genome of Ralstonia insidiosa:
AGAAGGCCGAGTTCGACACCGGCATCGGCCCACTATGGCGCGCCGCCGCCGCGGGCGAGCCGATGCCCGCATTGCTCGATGCCTACCTCGACCAGGTGCGCGAGCTGAACCCGAAGGGCGATCTCAAGCACTACCCCGGATCGCCGTGGCTGGCCTGGCAGATGCTGCGCGATGCCGATCGCCTGCGCCTGTTCGAGCTGCACAGCACCGAGATCAAGGTGCTGTCCAACAACTTCCGCGGTGCGGGCCGCCGGGTCATGCTGTACGACGGCGACGGCTTTGCCGGCATCAAGGCGATCCTGCCCCCGCCGCCGCGCCGCGCCGTGGTGCTGATCGACCCCTCGTTCGAAGACAAGCGGGACTACGCGCGCACTGTGCAGGCCCTGCAGGACAGCCTGCAGCGCTTTGCCACCGGCATGTATGCGGTCTGGTATCCGCAGGTGCAACGGCGTGAATCGGTGCAGCTGCCCGCGCAGCTGAAGCGGCTGGGAGCAAGCGACTGGCTGCACGTGACCTTGACGGTCAAGCAACCGGTGGCGGGCGGCCTGGGCTTGCACGGCAGCGGCATGTTCATCGTCAACCCGCCGTGGACGCTCAAGGCGCAGCTGGAAGAAGCCATGCCTACGCTGGTCCGCCTGCTCGGCCAGGACAACGCCGCCAAGTTCACGCTCGAAGCCCAGACAAGCTAAGCATCGCGGCCCCATGTCACTGCCCTGCCACATGGGTGTGCTACCTACTCGGGCGTATGCTTGAACATGCGTCGCCCCCGGGGCGGCGTGCCCCATTCAGTTGGCAGTAGGACGGCAGGAGCAACACACCATGAGTG
Proteins encoded in this window:
- a CDS encoding 23S rRNA (adenine(2030)-N(6))-methyltransferase RlmJ, whose amino-acid sequence is MLSYRHAFHAGNHADVLKHAVVTQLLDYLTQKDKPFWYIDTHSGAGLYALDHEWAQKKAEFDTGIGPLWRAAAAGEPMPALLDAYLDQVRELNPKGDLKHYPGSPWLAWQMLRDADRLRLFELHSTEIKVLSNNFRGAGRRVMLYDGDGFAGIKAILPPPPRRAVVLIDPSFEDKRDYARTVQALQDSLQRFATGMYAVWYPQVQRRESVQLPAQLKRLGASDWLHVTLTVKQPVAGGLGLHGSGMFIVNPPWTLKAQLEEAMPTLVRLLGQDNAAKFTLEAQTS